Proteins co-encoded in one Kribbella solani genomic window:
- a CDS encoding YciI family protein: MKFLLILQGDGAGRLQRQEFERVAHDAGELVGGEQLADAQLAVRLPDTEPTRIDGYYLIDVESRERAVELARLLPDARVAGRSVEIRAVMHPTAADF, translated from the coding sequence ATGAAGTTCTTGCTGATCCTGCAGGGTGATGGTGCGGGGCGGTTGCAGCGCCAGGAGTTCGAGCGGGTTGCTCATGACGCTGGTGAACTGGTTGGTGGCGAGCAGCTGGCCGATGCGCAGCTGGCGGTTCGGCTGCCGGACACCGAACCGACCCGGATCGACGGGTACTACCTGATCGACGTGGAGAGCCGGGAGCGAGCGGTCGAACTCGCGCGCCTGCTGCCGGACGCGCGAGTCGCCGGTCGTTCCGTGGAGATCCGTGCGGTCATGCACCCGACCGCGGCGGACTTCTAG
- a CDS encoding YciI family protein produces the protein MKYVVLIHSNPQPWGHPTIDYTQVGRAVPDQERAAMAKEFEEMLGELSESGELVTGLALDAPATARTYRFEGKRPVSTDGPYAESKEQLAGFFVLDCATRERAEELAAKFAGPGDVIELRPEMEF, from the coding sequence ATGAAGTACGTGGTGCTGATCCACTCCAACCCGCAACCGTGGGGTCACCCGACGATCGACTACACCCAGGTCGGGCGGGCCGTCCCGGACCAGGAGCGGGCGGCGATGGCCAAGGAGTTCGAGGAGATGCTGGGTGAGCTGTCCGAGTCCGGTGAACTGGTCACTGGGCTGGCCCTGGACGCTCCGGCGACCGCGCGGACGTATCGGTTCGAGGGCAAGCGCCCGGTGAGTACGGACGGGCCGTACGCCGAGTCCAAGGAGCAGCTGGCCGGGTTCTTCGTACTCGACTGCGCCACCCGGGAACGCGCGGAAGAACTGGCCGCCAAGTTCGCCGGTCCCGGCGACGTGATCGAGCTCCGGCCGGAGATGGAATTCTGA
- a CDS encoding class I SAM-dependent methyltransferase — protein MSEWSSGGIYESYVGRWSRLVAAEFLGWLDRPEGLRWLDVGCGTGALTSTVLQTAAPAAVLGVDPSAGFVEYARESVDDPRATFEVRSAAELPDGPYDVVVAGLVLNFIPERVDALRRMRAIGGTVAAYVWDYADGMQLMRYFFDAMQELRPQDRDHDEGVRFPFCTAEGLELLFREAGFESVRTREIVVPTVFQSFDDYWQPFLGGQGVAPAYLRGLAPADQQALREAVRARLPTHSDGSIHLTARAWAVAG, from the coding sequence ATGAGTGAGTGGTCGAGCGGGGGCATCTACGAGTCCTATGTCGGGCGATGGAGCCGACTGGTCGCGGCGGAGTTTCTAGGTTGGCTCGACCGGCCGGAGGGGCTTCGCTGGCTGGATGTCGGTTGTGGGACTGGCGCGCTGACCAGCACGGTCCTGCAGACCGCGGCTCCGGCGGCGGTCCTTGGCGTCGACCCGTCGGCCGGGTTCGTCGAGTACGCCCGGGAGTCGGTGGATGATCCGCGCGCAACGTTCGAGGTCCGGTCGGCGGCGGAGTTGCCGGACGGGCCGTACGACGTGGTGGTCGCAGGGCTGGTGCTGAACTTCATCCCCGAGCGGGTCGACGCGCTGCGCCGGATGCGGGCGATCGGTGGGACTGTCGCCGCCTACGTGTGGGACTACGCCGACGGCATGCAGCTGATGCGGTACTTCTTCGACGCGATGCAGGAGCTCCGCCCGCAGGACCGCGATCACGACGAGGGCGTACGGTTCCCGTTCTGCACCGCCGAAGGTCTGGAGCTGCTGTTCCGCGAGGCCGGCTTCGAGTCGGTCCGTACGCGCGAGATCGTCGTCCCCACGGTCTTCCAGTCCTTCGACGACTACTGGCAGCCGTTCCTGGGTGGCCAGGGCGTAGCACCCGCGTACCTGCGCGGCCTGGCCCCGGCGGACCAGCAGGCTCTCCGCGAAGCAGTGCGCGCCCGCCTGCCAACCCACTCGGACGGCTCGATCCACCTGACCGCACGAGCCTGGGCCGTCGCAGGGTGA
- a CDS encoding dihydrofolate reductase family protein has protein sequence MAKVLYSVTMSVDGFIAGPGGDMQWMRPYLGPNPEVDALIPRIGSLLVGRRSHDGDDPHKGETGEGEAFGGGWSGPMYVVTHRVPDAPEPGVTYVNDFARALAAAKESAGDRYVNVIGANVAKQCIEAGELDEVLLLFAPVMLGDGTRLFDQAGGRTVRLERKSVTETALATSLWFDVV, from the coding sequence ATGGCGAAGGTTCTTTACTCGGTAACAATGTCGGTGGACGGTTTCATCGCCGGTCCGGGCGGTGACATGCAGTGGATGCGCCCGTACCTCGGTCCCAATCCGGAGGTGGACGCGCTGATACCGCGGATCGGTTCGCTGCTGGTCGGCCGCCGCTCGCACGACGGCGACGACCCGCACAAGGGCGAGACCGGCGAGGGCGAAGCGTTCGGCGGCGGCTGGAGCGGTCCGATGTACGTGGTCACGCACCGGGTGCCGGATGCACCGGAGCCCGGTGTCACGTACGTGAATGACTTCGCGCGAGCGCTTGCCGCCGCGAAGGAATCGGCCGGAGACAGGTACGTCAACGTGATCGGCGCCAATGTCGCGAAGCAGTGCATCGAGGCGGGCGAGCTGGACGAAGTGCTGTTGCTGTTCGCGCCGGTGATGCTGGGCGACGGCACCCGTCTGTTCGACCAGGCGGGTGGCCGCACTGTCCGGCTGGAACGGAAGAGCGTCACGGAGACCGCACTGGCGACCAGTCTGTGGTTCGACGTGGTCTAG
- the metH gene encoding methionine synthase, with the protein MTETALRELLDQRIVVLDGAWGTMLQNAKLEPADYAGDRFGDHTHDVTGDPDLINLTRPDVILDVHRQYLAAGADITTTNTFTATGIGQADYGLQAYVREMNLAAARLARQAADEYATPDSPKFVAGSIGPLNVTLSLSPRVEDPAYRAVTFETVKATYAEQIAALAEGGVDLLLIETIFDTLNAKAAVAAAREVAPHLPLWISVTIVDLSGRTLSGQTVEAFWSSIEHADPLVVGVNCSLGAEEMRPHVADLARFAGTYVASHPNAGLPNAFGGYDETPDETAGMLEEFAESGLVNIVGGCCGTTPAHIARIAESVKGVPPRTVVATDHTTRFSGLEPFKIGADTGFVMIGERTNVTGSAKFRRLIEGDNHQAAVDVALEQVRGGANLLDVNMDADLLDSEQAMTTFLNLIATEPEVARIPIMIDSSKWSVLETGLKCVQGKGVVNSISLKEGEEQFLDHARRIRDYGAGAVVMAFDEQGQADTAERKVEICGRAYDLLTQKLGFPAEDIIFDPNVLAVATGMAEHNGYAKNFIDALPLIKARCPGVHISGGISNLSFSFRGNDIVREAMHSAFLFHAGKVGLDMGIVNAGQLAVYEDIPKDLLELVEDVIFNRRDDATDRLVAFAENVKGKGKQREVDLSWREGTVEERLSHALVHGIVDYIEADTEEARQQLPRPLEVIEGPLMAGMKIVGDLFGAGKMFLPQVVKSARVMKRSVAYLEPFMEEEKEQARREGRAELVRGQGKVVLATVKGDVHDIGKNIVGVVLGCNNYEVVDLGVMVPAARILDTAVAEGADAVGLSGLITPSLDEMVSVAAEMERRGLKLPLLIGGATTSKQHTAVRIAPAYDHTTVHVLDASRVVGVVSDLLDPDRAEALAKSNSVEQERLREQHANKQRSPLLTVEQARANREPVEYGELPVPAFTGLKRVSPSIETLREMVDWQFLFLAWELKGKYPAILEQPVARELFDDANTLLDEIIAAGSFTAEGVYGFWPAHGAGDDIVLDGLDRSFPMLRQQTEKPSGRHNRCLADYVAPAGDHLGGFGVAIHGAEALAKSYEERNDDYKAIMVKALADRLAEAFAEWIHLEARKAWFEPDVQPVLADLHAERFRGIRPALGYPASPDHTEKKDLFELLEAEKIGLGLTESYAMTPAAAVSGLIFASPAAKYFSVGRLGRDQITDYATRRGLTTTETERWLRPNLAYDPE; encoded by the coding sequence ATGACCGAGACCGCGCTGCGCGAGCTGCTCGACCAGCGGATCGTCGTACTCGACGGTGCCTGGGGCACAATGCTGCAGAACGCCAAGCTCGAGCCCGCGGACTACGCCGGCGATCGCTTCGGCGACCACACCCACGACGTGACCGGCGATCCGGACCTGATCAACCTGACCCGGCCGGACGTGATCCTCGACGTCCACCGGCAGTACCTGGCGGCCGGCGCCGACATCACCACCACGAACACCTTCACCGCGACCGGCATCGGCCAGGCGGACTACGGCCTGCAGGCGTACGTACGGGAGATGAACCTCGCCGCCGCCAGGCTCGCCCGGCAGGCGGCGGACGAGTACGCCACCCCGGACAGCCCGAAGTTCGTCGCCGGATCGATCGGCCCGCTGAACGTCACGCTGTCGCTGAGCCCGCGGGTCGAGGACCCGGCGTATCGCGCGGTCACGTTCGAAACGGTCAAGGCCACGTACGCCGAGCAGATCGCCGCGCTCGCCGAGGGCGGCGTCGACCTGCTGCTGATCGAGACCATCTTCGACACCCTGAACGCGAAGGCGGCCGTCGCCGCGGCCCGGGAGGTCGCCCCGCACCTTCCGCTGTGGATCTCGGTCACCATCGTCGACCTCAGCGGGCGGACGCTGTCCGGTCAGACCGTCGAGGCGTTCTGGAGCTCGATCGAGCACGCCGATCCGCTGGTGGTCGGCGTCAACTGCTCTCTCGGTGCCGAGGAGATGCGGCCGCACGTCGCCGATCTGGCCCGGTTCGCGGGTACGTACGTCGCCTCGCACCCGAACGCCGGCCTGCCGAACGCGTTCGGTGGGTACGACGAGACGCCCGACGAGACCGCCGGGATGCTTGAAGAGTTCGCCGAGTCCGGTCTGGTGAACATCGTCGGCGGCTGCTGCGGTACGACGCCGGCGCACATCGCGCGGATCGCCGAGTCGGTGAAGGGCGTCCCGCCGCGTACCGTCGTGGCCACCGACCACACCACGCGGTTCTCCGGGCTGGAGCCGTTCAAGATCGGCGCCGACACCGGGTTCGTGATGATCGGCGAGCGGACCAACGTGACCGGGTCGGCGAAGTTCCGCCGGCTGATCGAGGGCGACAACCACCAGGCCGCGGTGGACGTGGCGCTGGAGCAGGTCCGCGGCGGCGCGAACCTGCTGGACGTGAACATGGACGCCGACCTGCTGGACAGCGAGCAGGCGATGACCACGTTCCTGAACCTGATCGCGACCGAGCCCGAGGTGGCCCGGATCCCGATCATGATCGACAGCTCGAAGTGGTCGGTGCTGGAGACCGGGCTGAAATGCGTGCAGGGCAAGGGCGTGGTCAACTCGATCAGCCTGAAGGAGGGCGAGGAGCAGTTCCTCGACCACGCCCGGCGGATTCGCGACTACGGCGCCGGCGCGGTGGTGATGGCCTTCGACGAGCAGGGCCAGGCCGACACGGCCGAACGCAAGGTGGAGATCTGCGGCCGGGCGTACGACCTGCTGACCCAGAAGCTCGGCTTCCCGGCCGAGGACATCATCTTCGACCCGAACGTGCTCGCGGTCGCCACCGGGATGGCCGAGCACAACGGGTACGCGAAGAACTTCATCGACGCGTTGCCCCTGATCAAGGCGCGCTGCCCGGGCGTACACATCAGTGGCGGGATCTCGAACCTGTCGTTCTCGTTCCGCGGCAACGACATCGTCCGGGAGGCGATGCACTCGGCGTTCCTGTTCCACGCCGGCAAGGTCGGCCTGGACATGGGCATCGTGAACGCCGGCCAGCTCGCGGTGTACGAGGACATCCCGAAGGACCTGCTGGAGCTGGTCGAGGACGTCATCTTCAACCGCCGCGACGACGCCACCGACCGGCTGGTCGCCTTCGCGGAGAACGTGAAGGGCAAGGGCAAACAGCGCGAGGTCGACCTTTCCTGGCGGGAAGGAACAGTCGAGGAGCGGCTGTCGCACGCGCTGGTCCACGGCATCGTCGACTACATCGAGGCCGACACCGAGGAGGCGCGGCAGCAGCTGCCGCGGCCGCTGGAGGTGATCGAAGGTCCGTTGATGGCCGGGATGAAGATCGTCGGCGACCTGTTCGGGGCCGGGAAGATGTTCCTGCCGCAGGTGGTGAAGAGCGCGCGGGTGATGAAGCGCTCGGTCGCGTACCTCGAACCCTTCATGGAGGAGGAGAAGGAGCAGGCCCGGCGGGAAGGTCGCGCGGAGCTGGTCCGTGGGCAGGGCAAGGTCGTGCTCGCGACGGTCAAGGGCGACGTGCACGACATCGGCAAGAACATCGTCGGCGTGGTGCTCGGCTGCAACAACTACGAGGTGGTCGACCTCGGCGTCATGGTGCCGGCGGCAAGGATCTTGGACACCGCGGTGGCCGAGGGCGCGGACGCGGTCGGCCTGTCCGGGCTGATCACGCCGTCGCTGGACGAGATGGTGTCGGTTGCCGCCGAGATGGAGCGGCGCGGCCTGAAACTGCCGTTGCTGATCGGTGGCGCGACCACGTCGAAGCAGCACACCGCGGTCCGGATCGCCCCGGCGTACGATCACACCACCGTGCACGTACTGGACGCGTCTCGCGTGGTCGGTGTGGTCTCCGATCTGCTCGACCCGGATCGTGCCGAAGCGCTTGCCAAGAGCAACAGTGTGGAGCAGGAGCGGCTGCGCGAACAGCACGCGAACAAGCAGCGCAGCCCGTTGCTCACGGTCGAGCAGGCGCGCGCGAACCGGGAGCCGGTCGAGTACGGCGAGTTGCCGGTGCCTGCCTTCACCGGGTTGAAGCGGGTGTCGCCGTCGATCGAGACGTTGCGCGAGATGGTCGACTGGCAGTTCTTGTTCCTGGCCTGGGAATTGAAGGGCAAATACCCGGCGATCCTGGAGCAGCCGGTCGCGCGGGAGCTGTTCGACGACGCGAACACGTTGCTGGACGAGATCATCGCCGCCGGGTCGTTCACGGCCGAGGGCGTGTACGGGTTCTGGCCGGCGCACGGCGCGGGGGACGACATCGTGCTCGACGGTCTGGATCGGTCGTTCCCGATGTTGCGGCAGCAGACCGAGAAGCCGTCCGGGCGGCACAACCGGTGCCTGGCGGACTATGTCGCGCCGGCCGGAGATCACCTGGGTGGGTTCGGGGTTGCGATTCACGGTGCCGAGGCGCTGGCGAAGTCGTACGAGGAACGCAACGACGACTACAAGGCGATCATGGTGAAGGCGCTGGCCGACCGGCTCGCCGAAGCGTTCGCGGAGTGGATTCACCTGGAGGCGCGGAAGGCGTGGTTCGAGCCGGACGTGCAGCCGGTGCTGGCGGATCTGCATGCTGAACGGTTCCGTGGGATCCGGCCGGCGCTCGGGTACCCGGCCAGCCCGGATCACACCGAGAAGAAGGACCTGTTCGAGCTGCTCGAGGCGGAGAAGATCGGGCTCGGACTGACCGAGTCGTACGCGATGACACCGGCCGCGGCGGTCAGCGGACTGATCTTCGCGTCCCCGGCAGCAAAGTACTTCAGCGTCGGCCGCCTCGGCCGCGACCAGATCACCGACTACGCCACCCGCCGAGGCCTCACAACCACCGAGACCGAACGCTGGCTACGCCCCAACCTCGCCTACGACCCGGAGTAA
- a CDS encoding DUF3800 domain-containing protein, with amino-acid sequence MTIESSWVEIACDESGFSGTNLLDPTSPVITHASVDLSVAAAADLIAVLRTRLRRRSEYKSNQLLRPEQRPALEWLLTTLHGHAHVHVIDKTAYVAARVFELFTEEPSYGAGTALGTNHSAAVAAVRNRTGFLAAFVDLTRTKRVKLLDHTAIDRFFATMPADVPALRLVTRVRVEAVMRRLIDDDPEIPPPLEPLVPALAETLLYWSGGRRAVAVVHDEQSALTKGRVDRLGAYLAERAPLRSFVQVDSREDPRVQVADFLAGIARRGTPDLAGLLAPYLQLSVQPGVQSCAATKSSQV; translated from the coding sequence ATGACCATCGAGTCATCCTGGGTCGAGATCGCGTGTGACGAGTCGGGGTTCTCCGGCACCAACCTGCTCGACCCCACCTCACCTGTCATCACCCACGCCAGCGTCGACCTCTCCGTAGCTGCAGCAGCCGACCTGATTGCAGTACTACGTACCCGCCTGCGCCGCCGGTCGGAGTACAAGTCCAACCAGTTGCTACGACCGGAGCAGCGTCCTGCACTGGAGTGGCTGCTGACCACACTGCATGGACATGCCCACGTACACGTCATCGACAAGACCGCGTACGTCGCCGCGCGTGTGTTCGAGCTCTTCACCGAGGAACCGTCGTACGGAGCGGGCACTGCGCTCGGTACGAACCACTCTGCCGCGGTAGCGGCCGTACGGAACCGCACTGGCTTCCTGGCTGCCTTTGTGGACCTGACGCGGACCAAACGGGTCAAGCTGCTTGATCACACGGCCATCGACCGGTTCTTCGCGACGATGCCGGCTGACGTACCCGCGTTGCGGTTGGTGACCCGGGTCCGGGTCGAAGCGGTGATGAGGCGGTTGATCGACGACGACCCGGAGATACCGCCGCCATTGGAGCCACTGGTGCCGGCACTCGCGGAGACGCTGCTGTACTGGAGCGGCGGCCGGCGAGCGGTAGCTGTGGTGCACGACGAGCAGAGTGCGCTCACGAAGGGACGGGTGGACCGGCTCGGCGCGTACCTGGCTGAGCGGGCTCCACTGCGCTCGTTCGTACAGGTCGACTCTCGCGAGGATCCGCGAGTACAGGTGGCTGACTTCCTGGCTGGGATCGCCCGGCGCGGTACACCGGACTTGGCCGGCTTGCTCGCGCCGTACCTCCAGCTGTCTGTTCAGCCGGGCGTTCAGTCGTGTGCGGCGACGAAGTCCTCCCAGGTGTGA
- a CDS encoding lipoate--protein ligase family protein: MHGEYKVPGGKLVVADLDVVDNHVRAAQISGDFFLEPDDALERINGALAGLPVGTAAAQIAARVRGVLGDGVEMLGFSPEAVAVAVRRALTGATGWRDHQWEFVHDVPREPALQMALDEVLAEQVGNGERPPTLRVWEWASNAVIIGSFQSVRNEVDLDGAARNDVTVVRRISGGGAMFVEPGNTITYSLYVPESLVSGLSFVESYAYLDDWVIGALNDLGIAATYQPINDITSPAGKIAGAAQKRFAGGAVLHHVTMAYDMDAAKMLDVLRIGREKLSDKGTTSANKRVDPLRSQTGLDRADVIERMVGTFKARYGLAPGAIDDATVELADDRVRTKFGTEEWLTRVP, translated from the coding sequence ATGCATGGTGAGTACAAGGTGCCGGGCGGGAAGCTTGTCGTCGCCGATCTGGACGTGGTCGACAACCACGTCCGGGCCGCGCAGATCTCCGGGGACTTCTTCCTCGAACCGGACGACGCGCTGGAGCGGATCAACGGAGCACTGGCCGGTCTCCCGGTAGGCACCGCGGCGGCACAGATCGCCGCCCGGGTCCGTGGCGTGCTCGGCGACGGGGTCGAGATGCTCGGCTTCTCGCCCGAGGCGGTGGCGGTCGCGGTCCGGCGGGCGCTGACCGGAGCAACTGGTTGGCGCGACCATCAATGGGAGTTCGTCCACGACGTACCGCGGGAGCCGGCGCTGCAGATGGCGCTGGACGAGGTGCTGGCCGAGCAGGTCGGCAACGGCGAACGTCCGCCGACGCTGCGGGTCTGGGAATGGGCCTCGAACGCGGTCATCATCGGCAGTTTCCAGTCCGTACGCAACGAGGTCGACCTGGACGGCGCGGCGCGCAACGACGTCACCGTCGTACGCCGGATCAGCGGCGGCGGCGCGATGTTCGTCGAACCTGGCAACACGATCACGTACTCGCTGTACGTTCCGGAATCGCTGGTTTCGGGGCTGTCGTTCGTCGAGTCGTACGCGTACCTGGACGACTGGGTGATTGGTGCACTCAACGATCTCGGGATCGCGGCCACGTACCAGCCGATCAACGACATCACCTCACCGGCCGGGAAGATCGCCGGCGCCGCGCAGAAGCGGTTCGCCGGCGGGGCGGTGCTGCATCACGTCACGATGGCGTACGACATGGATGCGGCGAAGATGCTGGACGTACTCCGGATCGGCCGCGAAAAGCTGTCCGACAAGGGGACCACGAGCGCGAACAAGCGCGTCGACCCCTTGCGCAGCCAGACCGGGCTCGACCGCGCGGACGTGATCGAGCGGATGGTGGGCACCTTCAAGGCCCGTTACGGCCTGGCGCCCGGTGCGATCGACGACGCGACGGTCGAGCTCGCCGACGACCGGGTCAGGACGAAGTTCGGCACCGAGGAGTGGCTCACCCGCGTCCCGTGA
- a CDS encoding SDR family oxidoreductase has protein sequence MSTILVTGGTGTIGRQVVPLLQEAGCKVRVLTRHAQDRGDGVEYLAVDLLTGEGLDQAVAGADVIVHLAGGPKGDEVSTGNLVRAAERAGVRHLVHISVTAVDQLPMAYFKSKLGAEQAVLASSVPSSVVRVAQLHEFAWTIVQGMAKLPVLPKLGGARLQPVDARDVGQRLAELALGEPQGLVADLVGPKVYSVSDLARDYLRATGKRRLSVPVHVPGKVGKVYRAGGNLTLTGADLGTHTWEDFVAAHD, from the coding sequence ATGAGCACGATCCTGGTAACCGGTGGCACCGGCACGATCGGCCGGCAGGTGGTCCCGCTGCTGCAGGAGGCGGGCTGCAAGGTGCGAGTACTGACCCGGCACGCGCAGGACCGCGGTGACGGCGTCGAGTACCTGGCAGTCGACCTGCTCACCGGAGAAGGCCTCGACCAGGCAGTAGCCGGTGCAGACGTCATCGTGCACCTGGCCGGTGGTCCGAAGGGCGACGAGGTCAGTACCGGCAACCTGGTGCGCGCAGCGGAGCGGGCGGGCGTACGGCACCTCGTACACATCTCGGTGACTGCGGTCGACCAGCTGCCGATGGCGTACTTCAAGTCGAAGCTGGGCGCCGAGCAGGCTGTCCTGGCGTCCTCGGTGCCGTCATCGGTGGTACGGGTCGCGCAGCTGCACGAGTTCGCCTGGACGATCGTGCAGGGGATGGCCAAGCTGCCTGTGCTCCCGAAGCTTGGTGGTGCCCGGCTGCAGCCGGTCGATGCCAGGGACGTGGGGCAGCGGCTCGCTGAGCTGGCGCTCGGCGAACCGCAGGGCCTGGTGGCTGACCTGGTCGGTCCCAAGGTGTACAGCGTGTCCGACCTGGCCCGTGACTACCTGCGAGCCACTGGGAAGCGCCGGCTGTCCGTACCGGTCCATGTGCCCGGCAAGGTGGGCAAGGTGTACCGCGCCGGCGGCAACCTCACTCTGACCGGCGCGGACCTCGGCACTCACACCTGGGAGGACTTCGTCGCCGCACACGACTGA
- a CDS encoding SAM-dependent methyltransferase has translation MTEPIDLARASPARLYDALLGGKNHFEVDRKLCHELLDLAPDLRTLCTENRRWLAEAITRMTTEGRIDQFLDLGAGLPTAQNTHDVALRLNLAAKVVYVDNDLTAISHGRALLADEKSSFFADADLADPAAVLAHHAVTAGLDLHRPVGLLFGLSLHSVTDLDEAVQVVGDYLAAVPSGSYLALTHPLNPHDGSRLSSFSTGIAAKLKSAFPWGRFRTRDEIARLVTGLDLVRPGLVDLTGWWPADEQNLSRTGAGQLLMVALGRKP, from the coding sequence ATGACAGAGCCGATCGACCTTGCGCGAGCATCCCCGGCGCGACTTTACGACGCGCTGCTGGGTGGCAAGAACCACTTCGAGGTCGACCGAAAGCTGTGTCACGAGCTACTCGACCTCGCCCCCGACCTGCGCACGCTGTGTACGGAGAACCGGCGCTGGCTGGCCGAGGCGATCACCCGGATGACGACCGAGGGCCGGATCGACCAGTTCCTCGACCTCGGCGCCGGCCTGCCGACCGCCCAGAACACGCATGACGTCGCGCTCCGGCTGAACCTGGCCGCGAAGGTCGTGTACGTGGACAACGATCTGACCGCGATCTCACACGGGCGGGCGCTGCTCGCGGACGAGAAGAGCAGCTTCTTCGCCGACGCCGACCTGGCCGACCCGGCCGCCGTGCTCGCGCACCACGCCGTCACCGCCGGCCTGGATCTGCATCGCCCGGTGGGCCTCCTGTTCGGCCTGTCCCTGCATTCGGTCACCGATCTCGACGAGGCGGTTCAGGTGGTCGGGGACTACCTGGCGGCCGTTCCCTCCGGCTCGTACCTGGCCCTCACCCACCCGCTGAACCCGCACGACGGCAGCCGGCTGTCGTCGTTTTCGACCGGGATCGCTGCGAAGCTGAAGAGCGCTTTCCCGTGGGGACGGTTCCGGACCCGGGACGAGATCGCCCGGTTGGTCACCGGCCTCGACCTGGTCAGGCCGGGCCTGGTCGATCTGACCGGGTGGTGGCCGGCCGACGAGCAGAACCTCAGCAGGACCGGCGCCGGCCAGCTCCTGATGGTCGCGCTCGGCCGCAAACCGTAG
- a CDS encoding GNAT family N-acetyltransferase — MTVTVRPATAADAEAVAAVWYLGWQDGHLGHVPDELTALRTEESFGTRAAARVADTTVAVADGEIAGFVMVVGDEVEQVYVARDHRGSGVAGTLLAEAERQVRANGHDEAWLAAVTGNARARRFYERSGWTDAGAFDYAASIDGGTFPVPSHRYVKRVQDA; from the coding sequence ATGACTGTGACTGTTCGACCAGCCACCGCCGCGGACGCGGAAGCAGTGGCAGCGGTCTGGTACCTGGGCTGGCAGGACGGGCACCTCGGCCACGTACCGGACGAGCTGACCGCACTGCGGACCGAGGAGTCGTTCGGTACCCGCGCGGCGGCCCGCGTCGCGGACACCACGGTGGCTGTGGCCGACGGTGAGATCGCGGGCTTCGTGATGGTCGTCGGCGACGAGGTCGAGCAGGTGTACGTCGCGCGCGACCACCGCGGCTCGGGCGTCGCGGGCACCTTGCTCGCCGAGGCCGAGCGGCAGGTGCGCGCCAACGGGCACGACGAGGCCTGGCTGGCAGCCGTGACCGGGAACGCGCGAGCGCGCCGGTTCTACGAGCGCAGCGGCTGGACGGACGCGGGCGCTTTCGACTACGCGGCCTCGATCGACGGCGGCACGTTCCCCGTCCCATCACACCGGTACGTGAAACGCGTACAGGACGCTTGA
- a CDS encoding adenylate kinase: protein MTTVLLMGPPGAGKGTHAGLLAEHLGVPVIATGDLFRSNIADGTELGKTAQGYLDAGEYVPDEVTNGMVRDRLAEPDAGPGFVLDGYPRTLDQAGVLDDILGRQGRSLDAALVLQVQPDALVHRLLRRAELEHRSDDTEDVIRRRFEVYHAQTAPLFDLYADRGIHHEVDASADIGTVRTRVWQVAVQLKPAA, encoded by the coding sequence GTGACCACGGTCTTGCTGATGGGGCCGCCCGGAGCGGGCAAAGGAACGCACGCGGGGCTGCTCGCGGAGCACCTCGGCGTACCGGTGATCGCCACCGGTGACCTGTTCCGGAGCAACATCGCGGACGGCACCGAGCTCGGCAAGACCGCGCAGGGTTACCTCGACGCCGGTGAGTACGTGCCGGACGAGGTCACCAACGGGATGGTCCGGGACCGGCTGGCCGAGCCCGACGCCGGTCCGGGATTCGTCCTCGACGGGTACCCGCGGACGCTCGACCAGGCCGGCGTGCTGGACGACATCCTCGGCCGGCAAGGGCGATCGCTGGACGCGGCGCTGGTGCTGCAGGTGCAGCCCGACGCCCTCGTCCACCGGCTGCTCCGGCGGGCCGAGCTCGAACACCGCTCCGACGACACCGAGGACGTCATCCGGCGCCGGTTCGAGGTCTACCACGCGCAGACCGCGCCGCTGTTCGACCTGTACGCCGATCGCGGGATTCACCACGAGGTCGACGCGTCCGCGGACATCGGCACCGTGCGTACGCGGGTCTGGCAGGTCGCGGTCCAGCTCAAGCCGGCGGCCTGA